The following proteins are co-located in the Polystyrenella longa genome:
- a CDS encoding DUF3971 domain-containing protein, with product MARIGKSIRWYFICILLLLTTVGGSAMWFWMRSDELLKSQLTAQLEELLPDWNIQIGRTRYDWKSQIHIYDVTIQGDHTKRSLLQLPEVIVQIDVEQFKANQHIQVQKLILKRPSINLLRNAQGMWNWEQLSPPPRSEEPVPEIEVRDARYRVILENGGDRPPGEVYIEQANVRLIPTGRRNVSIEGLTHINQVGRLAIKGNWSVDTGEWDVSGSIAEVKTQGEFLSLIAGQSPELLTKLQNFDTFLNNYPAQQDEVIAQTAAVSNVSLSSTAVHTDEIPDFGVGVLFDLDFQVTKTSPTEEPDFKFKFDFKDGKLTNRILPFPLSDLKGTVVWDNDLITIEKLTAMNGPAGIQASGKVARQPEKASFDIDLKCRNITLDQKLRARLTPGLAKLYDDFHPAGVFDLDVEFYFQPGVGLKHRNLLAKVRNGSCRFVKFPYPFTAVEGTVQQPGDSDIMEVDIRGLAARRETAVVGWLKNPGREAESHFEIQVSNLPVDDALLSASPPPLRKTLDAMQLQGQLDVNVELNRPPGLDQKYHQIIDVQLHHGAIQYAHFPYPVNDMTGRLQYDNHEKVWYFQELLGRNGQTTLMAEGLYDASTEPGHLSLKIDAKGGWFDAQLKQALSPEIQTVWDQLSPRGRLDLIALVDWDKGTPPSIRLPKLNVSQGEMTMDCFPYPIKNIEGEFEYAHRQSDFVQNQVHPSIQIKSFHGQHDNTRVQMIGIIDWAEYLDAQDWRVHFAKLHVDDLIPDRMFRLALPPDLRNVVEELNPEGNPISLSGTLDLRGSTDPQLPVTAGWNVETVLSGSDVWAGVELDQVRGNVTSRGIFNGQNVEMTGEIDIESAELWGDYQLTNIQGPYFLVDRRLWVGSVPKPIRPVHFPIDKDKIRPVTAKAIGGTISLEGDSLIEEDTIYKLKIIMEGGLLEEYARLYLPGTHNLRGVINSWIELKGQGNNMSAIGGNGQILISPAALYELPVFLQMFNELGGLIPQDKTAFKTAFAEYDISQKQFRFNRIQLQGDSIGMYGQGTARFDGQLNLDFYSVVPRNNLPLPIVNEVVNLASRDFVGVKVRGNVNRPIVTFDNAIKRLFDSIPVRDAMRAPAMLVPPFSFSSQPMFTPTGRPAPGN from the coding sequence AGAACGCGTTACGATTGGAAAAGCCAGATCCACATCTACGATGTGACGATTCAGGGAGACCATACTAAACGGTCGCTTCTACAACTGCCCGAAGTGATCGTGCAGATCGACGTCGAACAATTCAAAGCAAATCAGCATATACAGGTTCAGAAGCTGATTCTCAAACGTCCCTCCATCAACCTGTTGAGAAATGCTCAGGGGATGTGGAACTGGGAGCAACTGAGCCCGCCGCCTCGATCCGAAGAACCAGTTCCGGAAATCGAAGTGCGCGATGCTCGATATCGAGTTATTCTGGAAAATGGAGGGGATCGCCCTCCCGGTGAAGTTTATATTGAACAGGCAAATGTGCGACTCATTCCAACGGGACGTCGCAACGTTTCCATTGAAGGCCTTACCCATATCAATCAGGTCGGGCGTCTGGCTATCAAAGGGAACTGGAGTGTCGATACGGGCGAATGGGACGTGAGTGGTTCCATTGCGGAAGTCAAAACGCAGGGCGAATTCTTATCACTCATTGCAGGGCAGTCCCCGGAGCTTTTAACCAAACTCCAGAATTTCGACACCTTTCTCAATAATTACCCGGCGCAGCAGGACGAAGTCATTGCTCAGACGGCTGCCGTTTCGAATGTCTCGCTCTCGTCCACTGCTGTTCACACGGATGAAATTCCGGATTTCGGAGTCGGTGTTCTATTCGACCTCGATTTCCAAGTTACCAAAACATCACCGACGGAAGAGCCTGATTTCAAATTCAAATTTGATTTCAAAGATGGAAAGCTCACCAACCGGATTCTCCCTTTTCCGCTTAGTGATTTGAAGGGGACGGTTGTCTGGGACAACGATCTGATCACGATCGAAAAACTGACCGCCATGAATGGGCCTGCCGGCATTCAGGCATCAGGAAAAGTCGCCCGACAGCCCGAGAAAGCCAGTTTCGATATTGATCTTAAATGCCGCAATATCACCCTCGATCAGAAGTTGCGAGCTCGATTAACACCAGGTCTGGCGAAATTGTATGACGACTTTCATCCGGCGGGAGTATTCGATCTTGATGTCGAATTCTATTTTCAACCGGGCGTAGGGCTAAAACATCGGAACCTGTTGGCTAAAGTCCGAAATGGTAGTTGTCGCTTTGTCAAATTTCCTTATCCGTTCACTGCGGTGGAAGGAACGGTCCAGCAGCCTGGCGACAGTGACATCATGGAAGTCGATATTCGCGGACTGGCCGCGCGGCGGGAAACTGCGGTTGTGGGTTGGTTGAAGAATCCGGGACGCGAAGCGGAGTCTCATTTTGAGATTCAAGTTTCTAATCTGCCCGTTGACGATGCTCTTCTGTCTGCAAGCCCACCTCCGCTGAGGAAAACATTGGATGCGATGCAGCTCCAGGGACAACTTGATGTCAATGTTGAGTTGAACAGACCACCTGGTCTCGATCAGAAATATCATCAGATCATCGATGTCCAATTACATCATGGCGCAATCCAATATGCCCATTTTCCTTATCCAGTAAATGACATGACAGGCAGATTGCAATACGACAACCATGAAAAGGTCTGGTATTTTCAGGAGTTGCTGGGTCGGAATGGCCAGACGACTCTAATGGCGGAAGGTCTATACGATGCCTCGACGGAGCCTGGTCATTTAAGTCTGAAGATCGACGCCAAAGGAGGTTGGTTTGATGCGCAGCTGAAGCAGGCGCTTTCTCCGGAAATACAAACTGTTTGGGATCAATTGTCTCCCCGCGGACGTCTCGACCTGATCGCTCTGGTTGATTGGGACAAAGGAACTCCACCTTCAATCCGTCTTCCTAAGCTCAATGTGAGTCAGGGTGAAATGACGATGGATTGTTTTCCCTATCCGATCAAAAACATTGAGGGCGAGTTTGAATATGCCCATCGCCAGTCGGACTTCGTTCAAAATCAAGTTCATCCCTCGATTCAGATTAAATCTTTTCACGGACAGCACGATAATACCCGGGTTCAGATGATTGGGATCATCGACTGGGCCGAATATCTGGACGCCCAGGATTGGCGGGTGCATTTCGCCAAATTGCATGTGGACGACCTGATCCCCGACCGTATGTTTCGTCTCGCGTTGCCCCCCGATTTAAGAAATGTGGTCGAAGAACTAAATCCGGAAGGAAATCCAATTTCCCTTTCGGGCACGCTCGATCTACGCGGTTCGACAGATCCGCAGCTTCCCGTGACGGCCGGTTGGAATGTCGAGACAGTCCTGTCGGGATCGGATGTCTGGGCCGGCGTGGAGTTGGATCAAGTCCGGGGCAACGTCACCAGCCGCGGAATTTTCAATGGTCAAAACGTCGAGATGACAGGCGAAATCGATATCGAATCAGCGGAGTTATGGGGCGACTATCAATTAACCAATATTCAAGGTCCCTATTTTCTGGTCGACCGACGATTGTGGGTCGGGTCTGTTCCGAAACCAATTCGTCCCGTCCACTTCCCGATAGACAAAGACAAAATTCGTCCTGTAACCGCCAAAGCGATCGGGGGAACTATTTCGCTCGAAGGGGATTCTCTCATTGAGGAGGATACCATCTATAAACTGAAAATCATCATGGAGGGCGGCCTCCTTGAAGAATATGCCCGGTTGTATCTGCCTGGTACCCATAATTTACGAGGGGTGATTAACAGTTGGATTGAATTAAAAGGGCAGGGCAATAACATGTCCGCAATCGGAGGTAACGGGCAGATTCTCATCAGCCCCGCAGCTCTGTACGAGTTGCCCGTCTTTTTACAAATGTTCAACGAACTGGGTGGGTTGATTCCACAGGACAAAACGGCGTTCAAAACCGCTTTTGCAGAATATGATATCTCACAAAAGCAGTTTCGATTCAATCGGATTCAACTGCAGGGTGATTCGATTGGAATGTACGGTCAGGGAACGGCTCGATTCGATGGTCAGCTGAACCTCGACTTCTATTCAGTTGTACCTCGAAACAATCTACCGCTTCCGATTGTGAATGAAGTGGTAAATCTCGCCTCGCGAGACTTTGTAGGTGTTAAAGTGCGTGGAAACGTAAACCGGCCCATTGTGACCTTTGACAATGCGATCAAACGGCTGTTTGACAGTATTCCCGTGCGAGACGCAATGCGGGCCCCGGCGATGCTGGTTCCTCCATTCTCCTTTTCCAGTCAACCGATGTTTACACCAACCGGACGACCCGCCCCCGGGAATTGA